ttttctGGGCGTcggatatatgtatatttGCATAATATTAGGAGGCAACGAACTGCTAGGTGGAGGGGATACAGGAAACTATTAGTTACTTAGTAGCCAGACTAAGAAGTGTAATTTCGCAGTACCAGGTACCTCAAGATTACTTCGTCCCGGTCTTTAGAATATCttagattcttcaagctATGGATCCCATTGCAATCTTTTCATCGTCCTTTGTAGTTTGAAATTACTTGGTTCCATGTACCTTTTCTTCCACATTACAGCATGAGCACCAGAACATGTACTGAGCACGCCTATGAACCGTGTCCACAAAGTTGGATAGCCTCTCAAGCAAATATCATATTCAAAGCATAACAGAGGTATACTTAATCGAAAGGATTCGTACGCGTACCCCACCAAGTAAGGAATAAACTAAGCCCGACTGTCTCGAAGACTCGGCTCACTGCACCTACAGCAACTGTATCCAGAGGCCGCTTCTCGGTAAAAATTTGGCTGATGAACTATCAACTGATGTCAGCACAGCaatccttctttgtgaaCCAAGACTATAATTAACACATACACTTGGTGCAGAGCTAGCCATGAAAATCAGACTTCCCAGATACGCCGCGCCCTTGTAACTCAGCGTCCCGGTTGCGTTAATCAGAGCAGCCACTCCATAAGTTTGCATGGCACTACCGACCAAAGAGCTTCCCCAGGCTGCGGCAGCCCCGGCAGCCTCTTTGGACTTGATGAATTCCTCTTTCGTGTTGGCTGCCTGCGCACGATGGTAAGTGTCACCGAAGACAGGAGCCAGTATTCCCAAGGACGCGGTGTGTGTGAAAAACGTGCCCAGAGCAATAGCAGAGGGCTTCACCGGAGGTAAATCTAGTGATTGTCGGTTAGCATTCAACAGTAGAGAATAAGAGACGATGGTCATCAATACTCACAGTGAAGAGTCGTCATGGTGTCAAAGTGCGAGTAGGAGCCTAGTCTACAGTCGAAATCAAATAAAGGTCTGATTGATGTTGGAGGCGATCTGAGCTGATAGTAAAACTCAATCAAATCTGAGTGTTCTTTTGAACAAGTTGGTTTGTGGAACAGGACGGGCCTTTTCTAAAGCTCAGGAAACAGGTCACATGTTGTTGCCGTCACTTAGTGCAAGGGAAAGACAAGGCGTTAGGTGACGTCGTCATGATCCAAGGACATAGGAAGAACTTGGATTCAATGGCTCATAGTTTGGCGGGCCAATGACCCGACGATGCTGAATCGGCGGGTACTACTAGTTACTACCACTAGTAGTACTTTAGGGTAAGTAAATACTACTACAGTTGTGTTAAAGTGGGGGAGGGGCTAACACCATGACGTCAGCCGACAGATTAGTAGTTCTAGAACGCTTTCAAAATTCAAAGTGACCTAAGCTTGGGCTATTTTGAACAAGATACACTAAGGTGAGAGTTCCATTGCTGGATATTCCTTTGACTATGTGACTGTATTATAAAATAATGCTTTTTATTGAATTGGTTAGAATACATCCTGTCAATATTGGCATTTGGTTTCAGGCTATGTAAAGTACAGTAGGAGGTCTAGGCTGACGGAAGTGGAGATGCTCACTCACCTATAACCTATTAGACACAGACATGGAATACTT
The sequence above is a segment of the Aspergillus oryzae RIB40 DNA, chromosome 3 genome. Coding sequences within it:
- a CDS encoding DUF1761 domain-containing protein (predicted protein) → MTTLHYLPPVKPSAIALGTFFTHTASLGILAPVFGDTYHRAQAANTKEEFIKSKEAAGAAAAWGSSLVGSAMQTYGVAALINATGTLSYKGAAYLGSLIFMASSAPSFISQIFTEKRPLDTVAVGAVSRVFETVGLSLFLTWWGTRTNPFD